The window TGATTGCTTGAGAGACAAGGCACCATATTATTagggttttcatttttttttgtttctttatagcGAATTCTTGTTTAGATCCTCCTTTTGTCCCTCTCAGGTGTTGGTTGAATGTAAGGTAGAATGGAGAAGAGACACTAGTTTTTATTGATGCGGTTTGACAATAATAGAAATGGGTGTGTAATTGTGATTTATAAGATAAAATGATTGTTTGTTATTAAATACTAATCTTGTTATGTTTGACTCAGTTGTTTATTATCAATTTGTTAGTTATCTGATTGACTCACCGAAACTCATTCTAGAAGCACAAAATGCATTTGCTAATTTAAGCTCTTAGAttcataatttgaaaaaaaaaagattcataatttgaaattatgaaaagtaTTTTGGTACATGACATCCACGCAGAATTAAAACGGTTTAATTATGATtcctattttcttaaaaaaaaatcttggtgATATACTGATATTATGGAGGCAAGCAAAGAGAGTTTCAGAGATGAAAGTATCAATGTGACATCTTTTGAGTATCCGAATGAACCGACCTTGTCTAACAACTGATATTGCTAATTTCGAAACCTAGTAATGAGTTTTGATTTATCAAGAGACAATATACAAGAATGTACAAGATATATTTACTATGACAAGTCTTGTATTTGTATTTaagattaagagatttttaCAGAAGATCTGAAGACGGTTCATCTGAAGAAGGTTCCCCGCAGAAAGCTTCAGGTTCAAACGTTCTTGCGGTTTCATCATTGTAGGCTCCTGGGATTGGCATGGAGGATCTATCCCTAGGATCCTTATACGTCTTGTAAGATGACGCGATCGGAGAATTACCAAGGTTTACCACAAGAATGAGCGATAACCCGAGGATAACTAACGTGTTTTTCAATCTGGTAAGAACTGGTTTCACCTGAGACCAAAccacacaaacacacaaaagaTCATTCAAAACATCTcataaacaatattaaaaataaattttatggaTTTATATGATGATAGCTTAGCTTTACCGagaaagaaccaagaagacggTCACGCGCTAAGACTTGAGGTGTTTTCACCCATACCTGTAAAAAAACCAACACTAATGATGTCTTCTTCTACACAGAGCTTTAAcaatataaagagagagagacatgaTCTTAACCTGACCATCATACCACCCGGTTTCTTCATCTGCAACGTTAAAAATCAGATTCATTACAAGATAACAATGAAGAACACAGTCGAAAAATATATCTGCAAGAAGAGGCCTTTCATATTTCAGACAAAATCATTCACATGTTGTTTCGCTAACTTTCAGACAAGAGTTTTAGAACTTGAGTTTAAAGTAAAACATACACTCGACTGTGGCGCTGAGGAGACGGTTTCCGACATAAGCCCAACCGAGATACATCCTAACGACAGCGAGCGTGACGACGAAGATCCCGCTAGAGCTTGCGGCGAGTATCCTCTTGACGGGCTCGTATTCGGGTCCGACGGATCCGAACCAGGAAACGGGTAACCCGACGAAAAACGCGAAAGAAGCTCCGGTGAGGAAGAGTCTTGAAGAGTACTCGACTAGCTCTCCCGAGGCCCAGGAGAAAGGGAAAGAGGAGGAGAGGGATTGGTACTCGTTGATTGGCTGCTGTTCCGGCGGGACGGGACAATCGGTCTCCGGTAGAGAGGGTGGAGGTTGGGGCTCGGAGTTTTCGGCGCCGAATTTGAGGAGAGAAGGGGGAGAGTGTGAGGGTAGTTTGGGGAATAAGCTGTGGTGGAGGAATCGGCGGTGGTGGCGAGACGGTGGTTTAAGGGAGGATGATATTGGGGTGAAATGGCGGAGCACCGTCGCAGCAGCCATCGcagcttttgtttttttttcctcagaaaaaaaataatttttcaatttcAAGTGTATGCTTCTCTCCTTTATTATATTGAGCTTTCAGAATTCaataataaaaagattaaaaaatgtGGTCAAATAATAGTTGCTGAATCTTACCATGCCACTCACTCAAAATTTGTTAACAATGTTTTAAGTGTGAGACTAAGAAGATTTACATGAACATAAACAGATCAAACACATCACGTGAATGAAGTAAATCAAGGAGGTTTTCGACATTAagctaagagagagagagagaaagagagaaaagctTTGTTAAGGGTATCCGGCGGTCGGtcggcgcgtgagcgtccgtgccgcCGCCGGAAACCTTTTTTCTGTTAGATTAAGTTGCATGTCCTATCTCCTCTTAGTCTCCTCCGGTTTCCGTTTGTCGGAACTCTGGTCAGCCATCAACCGCTCGCGGGTTTTGGTCTTGGAGTCACGACGCGGCTGCGGGAAGGATGGCGCGGTGAAGACTTCGGTAGTTGTTTCCTTTTTTCCGGGAGACGGAGGCTTTCAAAGTTCCGTCGCCGCCGGTCCTTGTCTCCGTGGCGGGGAAGCTTTTTCAGTTCCGCCGTCGTCGGCTCTAGTTCCCGGTGTGTGAAGGCTTCCACAGCCTTGCGCCGCCGGCTTCCGGTCCCTAGTACGATTAGGGTTTTATTTCGCTAGTCTTTTAATTTTGCGGTTTAGATGTGTTGTTCGGTTATGTTCTCGTCGGAGGAGAGTGAAGCTCTCCGGTGGAAAGGGTATGATGCATGCGACGGTTTTCTTTGGGTTATGCGGTTAACGGTGACGACGGATGAGATCTCGCCGCGGCGATTGATTCTCTCCGTTTTTAGAACCCAAAAGATGATGGCGGTGATGACTAGAGGAGCGATAGACGCCTGGTTTGCTCCGGTGTTCCGAAGGTTAGAGCGCCGGCGATGACGTGATTCAGTGGTGGAGAGACGATCCTGCGACACGTGTAACCTCGAAGTCGAGGATGGAAACACGTGTCCTCGCATCGAAAAGGACGTCACGCGAGGCGGCCGTTTCCAAGAGTCGATGACTTTAGGGTTTCCCCAAGTTGGGCCGGATGTAATGGGCCCATTTGGATAACGAATTTTAGCCCGGGTTGGTTTTTTAGTGGGCTTTTTTGTAATATGCTTTCTGGGTCTGGCCCGATTCCTTTAATATAAAAACTTATTGatggggaaaaaaaaaaaaaaaacagatcaaaCGTTTCTCTCCGTTTCCTTTGAAGGTCATatcatcatcttttttttcACTTTCATTGTAACTTTTACAAGAGTTAGCAGAGCTTTATGTAAAAGCACTTACAATAatcccccccccctcccccccccacATGTTTTTTCTTACATTTACCAGATTTTAGGGGCAAATcacaaaccaaaaagaaaaatagaactCCGTAGGCTTTACTtgtattctttttctttcattCTCATAATTTTGTTGTTACAAGTAGCAACAATAATGATGGTAGTAATAGTTACAAAAGGGGGTTGTAATAAGGGTTTTCTGTTTGTTGTTGAGCTCCCACTTCGATTGAACTCCACAAGCTTTTCCCTAATCCCACATTCTTTCATCATCTGACCGTAAAAGCAGCAAcgcaaaagaagaaaaaaaggcaATCCTCCACCCATTTGGCTCTTTGAACCAGACCAGGTGCTGTCTACGATATCTTTACATCAAACTTTCACTTGTATTCCCTCTGTTGCTTATGTTTAGACCCTGTAGCCGCTTCAGACTTCGCATCAGTTGCGTAAACGATGGCCGTAAATGCGGTTCCCTtcacagaaaataaataaataatctcACACCTTAGCTTACTCTAAGATAGTTATTCCAGTTAAACCTAAACACAGACCCATTTCTATGGTAATTTCTTTTAGCACTCAAGCTAGCTGAACATAAGGTTCGGAGCTATCTTCAGAACATGGATTCATACTATCATACAGCAACTTGCTAGATTTTAAGGATTTTAGAGTGAGGAAGTGGACTTACGTTTGCCAACAATCACGGATTATCTGTGCAACGGTTGGATCAATATCATCTGTGATCTCAAGGCGACGGTTCTGGAATCCCACAGCTCCAACGACTTGCATCGGGTTTAAACCTTTCCAGGGTATGCGTGATGTAGCTAGTTCCCACAATATCACACCAAAGCTGTACACGTCACATCTGCGCAAACACACCAATCAATACTTATGTACTAACATGCAAAAGATTCTCATAGCTCGAAAGTTCTCACTCACTTCTCATTCGCTGGTTCATTCCTTAACACTTCTGGAGCCATCCACTCGGGCTGCACGACATTAGTAGGACGCTTTATCAAGTAAGATGCTCTGTTTAACTTCGCCACAGAGATTCTGATTGAGAGGAATAAGAAATGGTTCTAATTGAGTTAGTAACTGACCGTTCCTGCAGTTGATTTGGAGGACAAATACGTGTGATGTTTCATGCGCGACAATCCAAAATCACAAACCTTCACGACCCAATTTTTATCAACAAGAAGGTTTGGAGATTTCAAATCCCTATGTACTACAGTTGGGTGGCTGGTGTGCAAGTAGTTCATCCCCTTTGCCTGCAATAAAAACAGATAGAGAGCAAGTGTCAGATGAACTTTGGCAATATAGCAGTAACGTCTAGATCCTTCTGCTCAAACAATGAAACTCATGCTTACCACATCAAGTGCCATCCGCATTCGTCTCTTCTCATCAAGTTGATGATTTGGTCGGTGGAGTAATCTATACAAACTCCCCCTGCATAGTGTCATGAAAGTCTAACCCGTTAAGTCAAGAAAAAGAACATTAAAACTATCAGACAAAGTGATCCATTCACGAATTGTAAAAGAACAGTATGAGGATTAACCTGGGTAGGAACTCTGTCAGGATGGAAAAATTTGGAGGTCGAGTAACTGCTCCCATGAAAAGAACAACATTTGGATGCCGCAACCTCAGCATTATTTCAATCTATCggaacaaaataaaacattcataGTATGATTAAATAGACTGCAAGTAACTCTACAGAAACAGATATGTCTATGATTGAATGATCTGGAGTTACTTCAGATCTGAACTGTGTCAATGCATCACCAGAGAAATCTTGGTCCAGAAACTTCTTAACAGCCACTTCCTGAAATTAGAAACACAATCAGTTCAAGAAATTCATGTATAAGATAGCAATCCCATTGATTGAAAGAAAATGGGTTTTAGAAAGCGCAGACTAAGCATCTTTTCTAAGAATATAAGACTCCAAAACTTAACTCACAGTTCCATTCCACTCTGCACGGTAAACTTCTCCATATGAACCTGCAACAGAAACAACACCGAGAAGGAGCAAGTTAGATCTTGTAATCCGGGATACTAAGGCTAGTCTGGTTTATCAAACTGAAAATCGTCGGGGTTTAGATTTTAGCAACAATCTTCATCAAAAGTTCCTCTCCCCACGGATACAACTATAAGTTTGCAAGCTTCTATGGAAATCTACTGTTTGATAAAACCTTACCAATACCAATCCGCTGGCCGATCTGAAGATCTTCCCACATAATTTCCCATTTTGCAGCCTCGCCGAGAAATGGATTAATTCCTTGGTCATGACTATCACAAACAGAAGGCTCCCCATCAGCAGTGCCAATCTCCATCTTTTCCGGTGAAGAAACTTTACCCATATTATCAACCTCAAAGTTTTTCTTCATTGAAAAATCGACCTCCCCTGAAGTACAAACA of the Brassica rapa cultivar Chiifu-401-42 chromosome A03, CAAS_Brap_v3.01, whole genome shotgun sequence genome contains:
- the LOC103855936 gene encoding uncharacterized protein ycf36 isoform X2: MAAATVLRHFTPISSSLKPPSRHHRRFLHHSLFPKLPSHSPPSLLKFGAENSEPQPPPSLPETDCPVPPEQQPINEYQSLSSSFPFSWASGELVEYSSRLFLTGASFAFFVGLPVSWFGSVGPEYEPVKRILAASSSGIFVVTLAVVRMYLGWAYVGNRLLSATVEYEETGWYDGQVWVKTPQVLARDRLLGSFSVKPVLTRLKNTLVILGLSLILVVNLGNSPIASSYKTYKDPRDRSSMPIPGAYNDETARTFEPEAFCGEPSSDEPSSDLL
- the LOC103855936 gene encoding uncharacterized protein ycf36 isoform X1, with amino-acid sequence MAAATVLRHFTPISSSLKPPSRHHRRFLHHSLFPKLPSHSPPSLLKFGAENSEPQPPPSLPETDCPVPPEQQPINEYQSLSSSFPFSWASGELVEYSSRLFLTGASFAFFVGLPVSWFGSVGPEYEPVKRILAASSSGIFVVTLAVVRMYLGWAYVGNRLLSATVEYIFFDCVLHCYLVMNLIFNVADEETGWYDGQVWVKTPQVLARDRLLGSFSVKPVLTRLKNTLVILGLSLILVVNLGNSPIASSYKTYKDPRDRSSMPIPGAYNDETARTFEPEAFCGEPSSDEPSSDLL